A stretch of Candidatus Omnitrophota bacterium DNA encodes these proteins:
- a CDS encoding phosphopantothenoylcysteine decarboxylase, producing the protein MSLKNKKILITCGPTWVPVDGVRVLSNISTGEMGHRLADRIAAAGGKVTLLEGPVTHAYRGRPVKIKKYLYFDELKRLLESELRKAYDAVIHAAAVSDYRLKKTRAAKIRSDAKRLTLTLVPTEKLIDRIRARARLVVLVGFKLETVAGNSRLLRNARALLKRAGCDFVVANTLANGYRGWVFGSSGRVLAKASSRNGLAKQLIRLMKERLP; encoded by the coding sequence ATGTCTTTGAAAAATAAAAAAATCCTCATCACGTGCGGCCCGACCTGGGTCCCGGTGGACGGGGTCCGGGTCCTCAGCAACATTTCGACCGGAGAGATGGGACACCGGCTGGCAGACCGAATCGCGGCGGCAGGGGGGAAAGTGACCCTCCTTGAAGGCCCGGTGACACACGCGTACCGGGGCCGGCCCGTGAAAATCAAAAAGTACCTTTATTTCGATGAACTCAAACGGCTGCTGGAAAGCGAACTCCGAAAGGCATACGATGCCGTGATCCACGCGGCCGCGGTTTCTGATTACCGGTTGAAAAAGACCAGGGCCGCCAAGATCCGATCCGATGCCAAACGCCTGACGCTCACCCTGGTCCCGACGGAAAAACTCATTGACCGGATCCGGGCCCGCGCGAGGTTGGTGGTTCTTGTCGGGTTCAAATTGGAAACAGTCGCCGGAAACAGCCGCCTGCTGCGAAACGCGAGAGCTTTGTTAAAAAGGGCCGGGTGTGATTTTGTCGTGGCCAACACGCTGGCGAACGGATACCGGGGCTGGGTCTTCGGCAGCAGCGGCCGGGTCCTGGCCAAGGCTTCGTCCCGGAATGGTTTGGCAAAACAACTGATCCGACTGATGAAAGAACGGTTACCATGA
- a CDS encoding aspartate kinase, with product MEKTLIVQKFGGSSVANIQRIKAVANRILETKTKHNDIVVVVSALGDTTDELESMAFELNATPPAREMDMLMSTGEQISCALLAIAIKDQGHDAISFTGGQVGIKTDKTHTKARIETIDARRIRKALTKGKIVIVAGYQGITRENDITTLGRGGSDLTAVALAKTLKADVCEIYTDVEGIYTTDPRIVKEARKIKTITFDEMLEMASLGAQVMQARSIEVAKRFNIPLHVRSSFSKEEGTMIVHSTEKLEDIAVRGITCNKSEAKITIRAVPDKPGVAAIIFKEISKAGVIVDMIVQNVSQTRHTDLSFTIPKADMTKALATTKKIAAKIDAGDVLEDKSVARISIVGSGMKSHSGIAAKMFQTLAENEINIDMISTSEISISCIIQQDMSDKAVKALHKVFKLDTLNG from the coding sequence ATGGAAAAGACCCTGATCGTTCAGAAGTTCGGCGGATCGTCCGTTGCCAACATCCAGCGGATCAAGGCCGTCGCCAACCGGATCCTCGAAACAAAAACCAAGCACAATGACATCGTGGTGGTCGTGTCCGCCCTGGGCGACACCACCGACGAGCTGGAATCCATGGCGTTCGAACTCAATGCCACCCCCCCGGCCCGCGAAATGGACATGCTGATGTCCACAGGGGAACAGATCTCCTGCGCACTTTTGGCGATCGCGATCAAGGACCAGGGGCATGACGCGATCTCCTTTACCGGAGGGCAGGTGGGGATCAAGACCGACAAAACCCACACCAAGGCCAGGATCGAAACGATTGACGCGCGCCGGATCCGCAAGGCCCTGACCAAAGGGAAGATCGTCATCGTGGCCGGCTACCAGGGCATCACACGGGAGAACGACATCACGACCCTCGGCCGGGGGGGGTCGGACCTCACCGCGGTGGCCCTGGCCAAGACGCTCAAGGCCGACGTCTGCGAAATTTACACCGATGTGGAGGGCATCTACACCACGGACCCCCGCATCGTCAAGGAAGCCCGGAAGATCAAGACCATCACGTTCGACGAAATGCTGGAAATGGCTTCACTGGGCGCCCAGGTCATGCAGGCGCGCTCCATCGAAGTCGCCAAACGATTCAACATCCCGTTACACGTCCGATCAAGCTTCTCGAAGGAGGAAGGGACCATGATTGTGCACTCGACAGAAAAACTGGAAGACATCGCCGTCCGCGGCATCACCTGCAATAAATCCGAGGCCAAAATCACCATCCGCGCCGTTCCGGACAAGCCCGGGGTCGCGGCCATCATTTTTAAAGAAATTTCCAAGGCCGGCGTGATCGTCGACATGATCGTCCAGAACGTCAGCCAGACCCGCCACACGGACCTTTCGTTCACGATCCCCAAAGCGGACATGACCAAGGCCCTCGCGACAACAAAAAAGATCGCGGCCAAAATCGATGCCGGAGACGTCCTGGAAGACAAAAGTGTCGCCCGCATTTCCATCGTGGGTTCCGGCATGAAATCTCATTCGGGGATCGCGGCCAAAATGTTCCAGACCCTGGCTGAGAACGAAATCAACATCGACATGATCTCGACATCGGAAATCAGCATCTCCTGTATTATCCAGCAGGACATGTCGGACAAGGCCGTGAAGGCCCTGCATAAAGTTTTCAAGCTGGACACCTTAAACGGATAG
- a CDS encoding valine--tRNA ligase, which yields MNDLSTRFSFKDVEAKWRRHWEDNGIFHAEPRDGKKPYSIVIPPPNVTGILHMGHALNNTLQDILIRYKRMQGFEACWMPGTDHAGIATQNVVEKQLAKEGKTRHDIGREEMLTRLWDWKKQYGDTIINQLKQLGASCDWPRTRFTMDDDYSGAVRHVFIALYKKGLVYRGQYIINWCPRCQTALSDEEAEHKNVNGSLYHIRYPFKDDLQKFVIVATTRPETMLGDTAVAVHPNDPRYKKLIGKTLVLPLLNREINIIADDFVNPEFGTGVVKVTPAHDPNDFQMGQRHKLEFINIMHPDARLNENAGPFKDMDRFKARAKVLEALKEANFLEKMDQHAHAVGHCYRCHTVVEPYLSKQWFVKMKPLAQPALKAVKDGKIKFYPERWTKVYTNWMEEIRDWCISRQIWWGHRIPVWYCDGEKKCSEPIVADQAPAKCPHCGSLQLKQDEDVLDTWFSSWLWPFATFGWPEGSQKSDVRSQQKKDLEYFYPTNSLFTASEIIFFWVARMIMAGIEFMGDIPFSDVYIHGTVRDAQGRKMSKSLGNAIDPLEIIGEYGADALRFSLIVNSGQDLYISKEKFEVGRNFANKIWNASRLVLMNVSLPEGERNIDLENDASVRTSDLPTRWIVSKFYSTLAEVDRAIDNYRFSEAENLIYDFFWKNFCDWYLEMIKGRFSDPAVQKITFAILEKSVRMMHPFLPFVTEEIWAHLGISKDCLAVQPWPEAKPGLIDSPTEDSMQTIIDLVSGIRNLKVQWNIKPQQVLDCHFAAGAKAHQRLFDQTKEILQNLGRINPVVSPDNLAGLKNAATGITGGIKFALPLGDVIDVEKEKRRILEQIAQFKKDSAGLSGRLANQSFLAKAPHDVVKKEQERLAALTGKIQELDGVIRNLSH from the coding sequence ATGAACGACCTCTCCACACGATTCAGCTTCAAAGACGTCGAGGCCAAATGGCGCCGGCACTGGGAAGACAACGGCATTTTCCACGCCGAACCCAGGGATGGGAAAAAACCGTACAGCATCGTCATCCCACCGCCGAACGTCACCGGGATCCTGCACATGGGCCACGCCCTGAACAACACCCTGCAGGATATCTTGATCCGTTACAAACGCATGCAGGGCTTCGAGGCCTGCTGGATGCCCGGGACTGACCACGCGGGGATCGCCACGCAGAACGTCGTTGAAAAACAGCTGGCGAAAGAGGGGAAGACCCGCCACGACATCGGCCGGGAAGAGATGCTCACCCGCCTCTGGGACTGGAAAAAACAGTACGGGGACACGATCATCAACCAGCTCAAACAGCTCGGCGCTTCCTGCGACTGGCCCCGCACGCGGTTCACCATGGACGACGATTACAGCGGAGCGGTCCGGCATGTTTTTATCGCTCTGTACAAAAAGGGCCTCGTCTATCGCGGCCAGTATATCATCAACTGGTGTCCGCGCTGCCAGACCGCGCTGTCGGACGAAGAGGCGGAACACAAAAATGTCAACGGCTCGCTTTACCACATCCGCTATCCGTTCAAGGACGATCTCCAAAAATTCGTCATCGTGGCCACCACCCGCCCCGAGACCATGCTGGGCGACACCGCCGTGGCCGTTCATCCCAACGACCCCCGTTACAAAAAATTGATCGGCAAAACCCTGGTCTTGCCGCTGTTGAACCGCGAGATCAATATCATCGCAGATGATTTCGTCAACCCCGAATTCGGGACCGGCGTGGTCAAAGTGACCCCGGCCCACGATCCCAACGACTTCCAGATGGGACAGAGGCACAAGTTGGAATTCATCAATATCATGCACCCGGACGCCCGGCTCAATGAAAACGCCGGTCCGTTCAAGGATATGGACCGCTTCAAGGCCCGCGCCAAAGTGCTTGAGGCCCTTAAAGAAGCGAATTTTCTGGAAAAAATGGATCAGCATGCCCACGCCGTAGGCCATTGTTACCGCTGCCACACGGTTGTGGAACCCTACCTATCCAAACAGTGGTTTGTCAAAATGAAGCCCCTGGCCCAACCCGCCCTCAAGGCGGTCAAGGACGGGAAGATCAAATTCTACCCGGAACGCTGGACCAAGGTCTACACCAACTGGATGGAGGAAATCCGCGACTGGTGTATTTCCCGGCAAATCTGGTGGGGGCACCGGATCCCGGTCTGGTACTGCGACGGTGAGAAAAAATGTTCCGAACCGATTGTCGCTGACCAGGCCCCGGCCAAGTGCCCGCATTGCGGTTCCTTACAACTGAAACAGGATGAGGATGTGCTGGACACCTGGTTTTCCTCCTGGCTTTGGCCCTTTGCCACGTTCGGATGGCCGGAGGGCAGTCAGAAGTCAGATGTCAGAAGTCAGCAGAAGAAGGATTTGGAATATTTTTACCCCACGAATTCGCTGTTCACGGCATCGGAAATCATTTTTTTCTGGGTGGCGAGGATGATCATGGCGGGAATAGAATTCATGGGCGACATCCCGTTCTCGGACGTTTACATCCACGGCACGGTGCGCGACGCCCAGGGGCGGAAGATGTCCAAATCTCTCGGCAACGCCATCGACCCGCTGGAGATCATCGGGGAATACGGCGCAGACGCCCTGCGCTTCAGCCTCATCGTCAATTCCGGCCAAGACCTTTACATCTCAAAGGAAAAATTCGAGGTCGGCCGCAATTTCGCCAACAAAATCTGGAACGCGTCGCGGCTGGTGTTGATGAACGTCTCTCTTCCGGAAGGAGAGAGGAACATCGATCTTGAGAACGACGCCTCAGTCAGAACTTCGGACCTGCCGACGCGGTGGATCGTTTCCAAATTCTATTCCACCCTGGCCGAGGTCGACCGTGCCATCGACAATTACCGGTTCTCCGAGGCCGAAAACCTGATCTACGATTTCTTCTGGAAAAATTTCTGCGACTGGTATCTGGAAATGATCAAGGGCCGGTTCAGCGATCCGGCCGTCCAGAAGATCACGTTTGCCATTCTTGAAAAATCCGTGCGCATGATGCATCCGTTCCTGCCGTTTGTCACCGAGGAAATCTGGGCCCATCTGGGGATCAGCAAGGACTGCCTGGCCGTCCAGCCCTGGCCGGAGGCCAAGCCCGGGCTGATCGACAGCCCGACGGAAGACAGCATGCAGACCATTATTGACCTTGTCTCCGGCATCCGCAACCTCAAGGTCCAGTGGAACATCAAGCCTCAGCAGGTTTTGGACTGCCATTTCGCCGCCGGCGCAAAGGCGCACCAGCGCTTGTTCGATCAAACAAAAGAGATACTGCAGAACCTGGGCAGAATAAATCCCGTCGTCTCCCCGGACAACCTTGCAGGATTAAAAAATGCCGCGACCGGCATTACGGGAGGCATCAAATTCGCCCTGCCGCTGGGGGATGTTATCGACGTGGAAAAAGAAAAACGGCGCATCCTCGAGCAGATCGCCCAGTTCAAAAAAGACTCAGCCGGCCTCTCCGGCCGCCTCGCTAACCAGAGCTTCCTGGCCAAGGCGCCCCATGATGTGGTGAAAAAGGAACAGGAACGGCTGGCCGCGCTCACTGGCAAGATCCAGGAGCTTGACGGCGTCATCCGGAATTTGAGTCATTGA
- the cimA gene encoding citramalate synthase yields MPRVVIYDTTLRDGSQTEGISFTVNDKLKIAAKLDNLGVHYIEGGWPGSNPKDKEFFRLIRHQKLKHAKIAAFGSTRRAGVKASEDVNLNELIKSKTPTCTIFGKSWDLHVTDIIKTTLEENLAMVHDSVSFLKKKGKEVFYDAEHFFDGYKRNPDYALKTVLAAQDAGADCIVLCDTNGGTLTEEVRDIVAAVREKLTAPMGIHCHNDLDLAVANSLAAVEMGCIQVQGTFNGLGERCGNVDLCTIVGILNTKLHRKSIPEDKVKLLTETSYFLSEVSNFKLPDNHPFVGHSAFAHKGGVHIDAMLKNPIAYEHVNPQAVGNRRRFVTSELAGKMPIVLRAKEMNVHLDKKSPQTQKLLKALQDKEHGGYQFEAADASFELFMRRHLKQYKPFFTLEGFKVATEKRFDGKIFAEASIRLKIKDGREEFSASSGDGPVDALDKALRHALEKFYPGIKSMHLSDYKVRVLDTQAGTAAKVRVLIESQDDSNSWTTVGVHENIIEASWEALVDSVEYKLLKDTKK; encoded by the coding sequence ATGCCACGCGTCGTCATCTATGACACAACGTTACGGGACGGTTCCCAGACCGAAGGGATATCGTTCACCGTCAACGACAAACTGAAAATCGCCGCAAAGCTCGACAACCTGGGCGTGCACTACATCGAAGGCGGATGGCCCGGCTCCAACCCGAAAGACAAAGAATTCTTCCGGCTGATCCGGCACCAGAAGCTCAAGCACGCCAAGATCGCCGCGTTCGGCTCAACCCGGAGGGCCGGGGTCAAGGCCTCCGAGGACGTCAACCTGAACGAACTCATCAAATCCAAAACGCCGACATGCACGATCTTCGGCAAAAGCTGGGACTTGCACGTCACCGACATCATCAAGACCACGCTCGAGGAAAACCTCGCGATGGTCCACGATTCCGTGTCATTTCTGAAAAAAAAAGGGAAAGAGGTCTTCTACGACGCGGAGCATTTTTTTGACGGCTACAAGAGAAATCCCGACTACGCCCTGAAAACGGTCCTGGCCGCCCAGGATGCCGGCGCGGACTGCATCGTCCTGTGCGACACCAACGGGGGCACGCTGACCGAAGAAGTCAGGGACATTGTGGCGGCTGTCCGGGAGAAACTCACGGCCCCGATGGGCATCCATTGCCACAACGACCTGGACCTCGCGGTGGCCAACAGCCTGGCCGCGGTCGAGATGGGCTGTATCCAGGTGCAGGGGACGTTCAACGGGCTGGGGGAGAGGTGCGGCAATGTGGATTTGTGCACCATCGTCGGGATCCTGAACACCAAGCTCCACCGGAAATCCATTCCCGAGGACAAGGTCAAACTGCTCACAGAGACATCGTATTTTTTGAGCGAAGTGAGCAATTTCAAATTGCCGGACAACCATCCGTTCGTCGGCCACTCCGCCTTTGCCCACAAGGGAGGCGTGCACATCGACGCCATGCTGAAAAACCCGATCGCTTATGAGCACGTCAACCCCCAGGCCGTCGGTAACCGCCGCCGGTTTGTGACATCGGAATTGGCGGGCAAGATGCCGATCGTTCTGCGGGCCAAGGAAATGAACGTCCATTTAGACAAAAAGTCCCCTCAGACCCAAAAACTGCTCAAGGCCCTGCAGGACAAGGAACATGGCGGGTACCAGTTCGAGGCCGCGGACGCGTCGTTTGAACTTTTCATGCGCCGCCACCTCAAGCAATACAAGCCGTTCTTCACCCTGGAAGGATTCAAGGTCGCGACGGAAAAACGGTTCGACGGAAAGATCTTCGCCGAGGCTTCCATCCGCCTTAAGATCAAAGACGGCCGGGAGGAATTCAGCGCCTCCAGCGGCGACGGTCCGGTGGACGCCCTCGACAAGGCCCTGCGCCACGCGCTGGAGAAATTTTATCCCGGCATCAAGTCCATGCATCTGTCAGACTACAAAGTCCGCGTCCTGGACACCCAGGCAGGAACAGCCGCCAAGGTGCGCGTCCTCATCGAGTCCCAGGACGATTCCAATTCCTGGACCACGGTCGGCGTGCATGAGAACATCATCGAGGCCAGCTGGGAGGCCCTGGTGGACAGCGTCGAGTATAAATTACTCAAGGATACCAAAAAATAG
- a CDS encoding cofactor-independent phosphoglycerate mutase has product MKYIVIVPDGMADLPLEELGNKTPMEVARTTNMKFMAQNGFTGLIQTIPDKMAPGSDIGNLSLLGYDPRECFSGRAPLEAANMGVELAEDEIAFRCNLVTIEKGQMMDYSAGHISSKEALPLIEALNKDPDDPNARFLPGKSYRHLMIMKVRNVQDFLEIKCVPPHDIQGKDIKKYLPQGVHAPLVLKHMERSKKILGEHSVNKVRLDLKENPANMIWLWGQGTKPKLPLHREKFGVEGAIISAVDLVNGIGRLAGLEVINVPGITGYYDTNYLGKAQHALEALKKKDFVYIHIEAPDEAGHNGDMKEKIAAIERIDRDIVGTILNHFDPKDDFRMVVLPDHPTPVSLRTHTNDPVPFVMYGHGIPVDGADGYNEKIGKDKGLKFKSGKEMMEFFMQKHL; this is encoded by the coding sequence ATGAAATACATTGTCATTGTCCCCGATGGGATGGCCGATCTCCCCCTGGAAGAATTGGGCAATAAAACTCCCATGGAAGTCGCCCGCACCACCAACATGAAATTCATGGCCCAGAACGGGTTCACAGGGCTGATCCAGACGATCCCGGACAAAATGGCTCCGGGCTCCGACATCGGTAACCTTTCTCTCCTGGGTTACGATCCGCGGGAATGTTTTTCCGGCCGCGCGCCCCTGGAGGCGGCGAATATGGGGGTGGAACTGGCCGAGGACGAAATCGCGTTCCGCTGCAACCTCGTCACCATTGAGAAAGGCCAAATGATGGATTACAGCGCGGGGCACATCTCCAGCAAGGAAGCCCTGCCGCTCATTGAGGCCTTGAACAAGGATCCCGACGATCCCAACGCGCGTTTTCTCCCGGGAAAAAGCTATCGCCACCTGATGATCATGAAGGTCCGCAACGTCCAGGACTTTCTGGAGATCAAATGCGTTCCCCCTCATGATATCCAGGGCAAGGACATCAAGAAATATCTGCCCCAGGGCGTGCACGCGCCGCTGGTCCTCAAGCATATGGAACGCTCAAAGAAAATTCTGGGAGAACACAGCGTCAATAAAGTCCGCTTGGACCTCAAAGAAAATCCCGCGAACATGATCTGGCTGTGGGGGCAGGGCACAAAACCGAAGCTGCCCCTGCACCGCGAAAAATTCGGAGTGGAGGGGGCCATCATTTCGGCGGTGGACCTGGTCAACGGCATCGGCCGGCTGGCAGGGCTGGAAGTCATCAATGTCCCCGGGATCACCGGGTATTACGACACCAACTACCTCGGCAAGGCCCAGCATGCCCTGGAGGCCCTCAAGAAAAAAGATTTTGTCTATATCCATATCGAAGCGCCGGATGAGGCTGGGCACAATGGCGACATGAAAGAAAAGATCGCGGCCATCGAACGCATTGACCGGGACATTGTGGGCACGATCCTGAACCATTTCGACCCGAAGGACGACTTCCGCATGGTCGTGCTCCCGGACCATCCAACGCCGGTGTCCCTGCGCACACACACCAACGACCCTGTCCCGTTTGTGATGTACGGCCATGGGATCCCGGTGGACGGGGCAGACGGGTACAATGAAAAAATCGGCAAGGACAAGGGGCTCAAGTTCAAAAGCGGCAAAGAGATGATGGAATTTTTTATGCAGAAACATCTGTGA
- the thrC gene encoding threonine synthase, translating into MSWNGIINRYREFLPVSDKTPVVTLLEGNTPLIPSEDLSNETGLKVYLKYEGLNPTGSFKDRGMTMAISKAKEKGARVVMCASTGNTSASAAAYAARCGMRCVVLIPDGNIALGKLAQAMIHHAKVIAVKGNFDDALNLVRQICDKHPVELVNSINPFRIEGQKSGAFEICDALGDAPDFHLIPVGNAGNITAYWKGYQEYKKAGKSKTLPKMLGFQAAGAAPIVQKRVIEKPETIATAIRIGNPASWKPAEAARDASGGLIDAVTDEEILEAYKRLAGGGVFAEPASAAPVAGLLKLHKAGYFKNHRGATVACTLTGHGLKDPNIAIKNVGQPVALPADIKVILKEIGI; encoded by the coding sequence ATGTCTTGGAATGGAATCATCAACCGCTACCGGGAATTCCTGCCGGTCTCCGACAAAACCCCGGTTGTCACGCTTCTGGAAGGCAACACGCCGCTCATCCCTTCTGAGGACCTCTCCAACGAGACCGGGCTCAAGGTCTATCTCAAGTACGAAGGCCTGAACCCGACCGGGTCCTTCAAAGACCGGGGGATGACCATGGCCATTTCCAAGGCCAAGGAAAAAGGCGCGAGGGTGGTCATGTGCGCCTCGACCGGTAACACGTCGGCCTCGGCGGCCGCTTATGCGGCGCGCTGCGGCATGCGCTGTGTCGTTCTGATCCCGGACGGCAACATCGCCCTGGGCAAGCTGGCCCAGGCCATGATCCATCACGCCAAGGTCATTGCCGTGAAAGGAAATTTTGACGACGCGCTGAACCTGGTCCGGCAGATCTGCGACAAACATCCGGTCGAACTGGTCAATTCCATCAACCCGTTCCGGATCGAAGGACAAAAAAGCGGGGCGTTTGAGATATGCGACGCGCTCGGCGACGCCCCGGACTTTCACTTGATCCCGGTGGGCAACGCCGGCAATATCACCGCTTATTGGAAAGGGTATCAAGAATATAAAAAAGCCGGCAAGAGTAAAACGCTTCCCAAGATGCTTGGATTCCAGGCCGCCGGCGCCGCACCGATCGTCCAAAAGCGCGTGATCGAAAAACCGGAAACTATCGCGACCGCCATCCGCATCGGCAACCCGGCCAGCTGGAAGCCGGCCGAGGCCGCGCGGGACGCATCCGGCGGGCTCATCGATGCCGTGACCGACGAAGAGATCCTGGAGGCTTATAAACGGCTGGCCGGCGGCGGGGTCTTCGCCGAACCGGCTTCCGCCGCTCCCGTGGCAGGTCTACTGAAGCTTCACAAAGCCGGTTATTTCAAAAACCATCGCGGGGCGACCGTGGCCTGCACCCTGACCGGGCACGGGCTCAAAGACCCGAACATCGCGATCAAAAACGTCGGGCAACCCGTGGCTCTGCCGGCGGATATCAAGGTGATCTTAAAGGAAATCGGGATATGA
- the nadC gene encoding carboxylating nicotinate-nucleotide diphosphorylase → MKQTLRQLINRALNEDAAFADVTSRSLIPVSQRSSAAVIAKHDAVVCGLAVAAMVFRRLDPSMKIQISTRDGRAVKKNQKILKLTGQTRAILAGERTALNILSHLSGIATLTRRFVKQAGPSKAKILDTRKTLPGLRDLEKMAVRCGGGTNHRRDLSDMVLIKDNHLKTAKHHSYPHMIREVRRKTSKPVEIEIETLGQLSEALAAGADMILLDNMTPAQLRRAVRLRDRLRKKCLLEASGGITLKSVRAIARTGVDRISVGALTHSPSAVDFSLEVEQRP, encoded by the coding sequence ATGAAACAAACATTGCGACAACTGATTAACCGGGCGCTGAACGAGGATGCCGCCTTTGCGGACGTCACAAGCCGCAGCCTGATCCCCGTGTCCCAGCGTTCGTCCGCGGCCGTCATCGCCAAACATGACGCCGTCGTCTGCGGGCTGGCTGTCGCGGCCATGGTCTTCCGGCGGCTCGACCCGTCGATGAAGATCCAAATTTCCACGCGGGACGGCCGCGCGGTCAAAAAGAACCAAAAGATCCTCAAATTGACGGGCCAAACCCGCGCCATCCTGGCAGGGGAGAGGACCGCCCTCAACATCCTTTCGCACCTGTCCGGGATCGCCACTCTGACCCGCCGGTTTGTGAAACAAGCCGGTCCCAGCAAGGCCAAAATCCTCGACACCCGCAAAACCCTGCCGGGCTTGAGAGACCTTGAAAAAATGGCTGTCCGCTGCGGCGGGGGCACCAACCACCGACGGGATTTGAGCGACATGGTCCTGATCAAGGACAATCATCTGAAAACCGCTAAACACCACAGCTATCCGCACATGATCCGCGAAGTCCGCAGAAAAACTTCCAAACCCGTTGAGATCGAAATCGAGACCCTGGGACAGCTGAGCGAGGCCCTGGCAGCGGGAGCCGACATGATCCTGCTGGACAACATGACGCCGGCCCAGCTGCGCCGGGCCGTCCGGCTCCGGGACCGGCTGCGCAAAAAGTGCCTACTGGAGGCGTCCGGCGGCATCACGCTCAAAAGCGTGCGGGCCATCGCCCGCACCGGCGTTGACCGGATCTCGGTCGGGGCGCTGACCCATTCTCCCTCGGCCGTGGATTTCTCGCTGGAGGTCGAACAAAGGCCATGA